The following are encoded together in the Pseudomonas sp. IB20 genome:
- a CDS encoding aldo/keto reductase — MIYRTLGQSGMKVSALTLGTMMFGEQTHTEDSLRIIDKAWDQGINFIDTADVYTGGRSEEIVGEAIARHRQDWVVASKVGIGPADGVPNRNGLSRKRIFNALEASLTRLDTDYLDIYYLHREDHDTPLEVTVSAIGDLIRQGKIRYWGLSNYRGWRIAEVIRVAERLGVDLPIISQPLYNIVNRQAEVEQITAAAAYGLGVVPYSPLARGVLSGKYAPDVTPQAGSRAARQDKRILETEWRVESLRIAQQIQQYTQGRGVGIVEFAIAWVLNSSAVSSAIVGPRTEAQWDAYTGALEVKISAEDEAFIDSLVTPGHSSTPGFNDVGHFVSGRSCR, encoded by the coding sequence ATGATTTACCGCACATTGGGCCAGTCCGGGATGAAGGTCAGCGCACTGACCCTGGGCACCATGATGTTTGGCGAACAGACCCACACCGAAGACTCGCTGCGCATCATCGACAAGGCCTGGGACCAAGGCATCAACTTCATCGACACCGCCGACGTCTACACCGGCGGGCGCTCCGAGGAAATCGTTGGCGAGGCGATCGCCCGTCATCGCCAGGATTGGGTGGTGGCGTCCAAGGTCGGCATCGGCCCGGCGGACGGGGTGCCCAACCGCAACGGCTTGAGCCGCAAGCGTATTTTCAACGCGCTGGAAGCCAGCCTCACGCGTCTGGACACCGACTATCTGGACATCTACTACCTGCACCGTGAAGACCACGACACACCGCTGGAAGTGACGGTGTCGGCGATTGGCGACTTGATCCGCCAAGGCAAGATTCGCTACTGGGGCCTGTCCAATTACCGTGGCTGGCGCATTGCCGAAGTCATCCGTGTGGCCGAGCGGTTGGGCGTTGACCTGCCGATCATCAGCCAGCCGCTGTACAACATCGTCAACCGTCAGGCCGAGGTCGAGCAGATCACCGCCGCAGCCGCCTACGGCCTGGGTGTGGTGCCTTACAGCCCGTTGGCTCGTGGTGTACTCAGCGGCAAATACGCACCTGACGTCACCCCCCAAGCCGGCAGCCGTGCAGCGCGCCAGGACAAGCGCATCCTGGAAACCGAGTGGCGTGTGGAGTCATTACGCATCGCCCAGCAGATTCAGCAGTACACCCAAGGGCGTGGGGTAGGTATTGTCGAATTTGCGATTGCCTGGGTGCTGAACAGCTCGGCAGTGAGTTCGGCCATTGTCGGGCCGCGCACTGAAGCGCAGTGGGATGCGTACACCGGCGCGCTGGAGGTGAAGATCAGCGCTGAAGATGAAGCATTTATTGATTCACTGGTGACGCCGGGGCATTCGTCTACGCCGGGGTTTAATGATGTGGGCCATTTTGTGTCGGGGCGTAGTTGCCGATAG